One genomic region from Anabaena sp. PCC 7108 encodes:
- a CDS encoding glutamate synthase-related protein, with amino-acid sequence MNRQSLNQGQNITLSEMEIKETYQGQRWLVEERDACGVGFIAHRQNHASHEILAKALTALTCLEHRGGCSADQDSGDGAGILTAIPWELFPQEGINVSDTDKTAVGMIFLPQDQEAAQQAKAKFEQIASEEKFTVLGWRVVPVLPDVLGVQARENQPQIEQVFLASAHKSGDELERELYITRRRIAKATKNISEEFYICSLSNRTIVYKGMVRSAVLGEFYEDLKNPAFKSAFAVYHRRFSTNTMPKWPLAQPMRLLGHNGEINTLLGNINWMMAREATLNHPVWDGRADEFKPLVNIDSSDSATLDNVLELLVRSGRSPLEALMMMVPEAYKNQPSLQNYPEIVDFYEYYSGLQEAWDGPALLVFSDGKKVGATLDRNGLRPARYVITKDDYIVVASEAGVVEFPEANILEKGRLGPGQMIAVDLTNQEVLKNWEIKQRIAKQYPYGEWLQQYRQELKQLVKPSSVNGNGHHPTDNEQLITAKIDKQTLLQQQIAFGYTSEDVEMIIQPMANVGAEPTFCMGDDIPLAVLSEKSHLLYDYFKQRFAQVTNPPIDPLREKLVMSLTVELGERGNLLEPKAEHARRLKLESPVLTDTELDAIKLSGFATAELSTLFPIASGPDGLKAALESLQKQAAESVQAGAKILILSDQAGAGIGAELTYIPPLLAVGAVHHYLIRQGLRMKTSLVVHTAQCWSTHHFACLLGYGAGAVCPYMALDTVRDWWSDPKTQQFMERGKINLLTLEQAIANYRQAVESGLLKILSKMGISLLSSYQAAQIFEAIGIGGDLLALGFWGTTSRIGGLSCMELAQEVLSFHSKAFPELTTKKLENLGFVQYRPGGEYHMNSPELSKALHKAVDGKHYDHYEVYKKHLQGRPTTALRDLLDFQSERPSIPIEQVESVSEIVKRFCTGGMSLGALSREAHETLAIAMNRIGGKSNSGEGGEDPVRYNVLNDVDSSGHSPTLPHLNGLRNGDTAASAIKQVASGRFGVTPGYLASAKQIEIKIAQGAKPGEGGQLPGPKVSPYIAMLRRSKPGVTLISPPPHHDIYSIEDLAQLIFDLHQINPKAQVSVKLVAEIGIGTIAAGVAKANADIIQISGHDGGTGASPLSSIKHAGSPWELGLSEVHRVLMENSLRDRVVLRVDGGLKSGWDVLIAALMGAEEFGFGSIAMIAEGCIMARVCHLNTCPKGVATQKEELRLRFSGIPEHVVNFFYFVAEEARSLLARLGYRSLSELIGRGDLLTVRSDVNLTKTQALNLDCLTKLPDAKQNRSWLVHEEVHSNGAVIDDQLLADIDIQAAIKNQTTVNKTMAIVNTDRTVGARLAGAIASQYGDSGFEGQINLNFTGSVGQSFGAFNLPGLTLTLSGEANDYVGKGMHGGEIIIKPPAAATYDPAQNVIVGNTCLYGATGGVLFANGLAGERFAVRNSKGTAVIEGAGDHCCEYMTGGVIVVLGKVGRNVGAGMTGGLGYFLDEDGSFPELVNKAIVKTQRVETEAGAKQLYELIKTHCDRTGSPKAKLIIQNWAEYLPKFWQLVPPSEADSPEANPEATSEQKQLSSV; translated from the coding sequence ATGAATCGTCAATCGTTGAATCAGGGTCAGAACATTACATTGTCAGAGATGGAAATCAAAGAGACATACCAAGGACAAAGATGGTTAGTAGAAGAACGGGATGCTTGTGGTGTAGGATTTATAGCCCATCGCCAAAACCATGCTAGTCATGAAATTCTAGCAAAAGCCTTAACCGCCTTAACCTGCTTAGAACATAGAGGAGGATGCAGCGCAGACCAAGACTCAGGCGATGGTGCTGGTATTTTGACAGCCATTCCTTGGGAATTGTTTCCACAAGAAGGAATTAATGTTTCTGACACTGATAAGACGGCTGTGGGGATGATATTTTTACCCCAAGATCAGGAAGCTGCCCAACAAGCAAAAGCTAAATTTGAGCAAATAGCATCTGAAGAAAAATTCACTGTACTGGGCTGGCGAGTAGTCCCCGTACTTCCCGATGTATTAGGGGTGCAAGCAAGAGAAAATCAACCCCAAATAGAACAAGTTTTCCTAGCTTCGGCTCATAAAAGTGGTGATGAATTAGAAAGAGAACTGTATATCACTCGTCGTCGGATTGCTAAAGCGACCAAAAACATTTCTGAAGAATTTTATATTTGTTCCTTGTCCAACCGGACAATTGTCTACAAAGGCATGGTGCGTTCGGCAGTGTTGGGAGAGTTTTATGAGGATTTAAAAAATCCGGCTTTCAAAAGTGCTTTTGCAGTTTATCACCGCCGTTTTAGTACCAACACTATGCCCAAGTGGCCTTTGGCGCAACCGATGCGGCTATTGGGTCACAATGGTGAAATCAACACATTGTTGGGTAACATTAACTGGATGATGGCACGAGAAGCCACTTTAAATCATCCAGTTTGGGATGGACGTGCTGACGAATTTAAACCACTGGTAAATATTGATAGTAGTGACTCAGCCACACTCGATAATGTCCTGGAGTTGCTGGTGCGTTCTGGACGCAGCCCCTTGGAAGCCTTAATGATGATGGTTCCTGAGGCTTACAAAAATCAACCTTCTTTGCAGAATTATCCCGAAATAGTTGATTTTTATGAATATTACAGCGGTTTGCAAGAAGCCTGGGATGGACCTGCACTTTTGGTATTTAGTGATGGCAAAAAAGTTGGTGCAACACTAGATCGAAATGGCTTAAGACCGGCTCGCTATGTAATTACCAAAGATGACTATATAGTGGTAGCTTCTGAAGCTGGTGTGGTGGAATTCCCAGAAGCAAATATTCTTGAAAAAGGCAGACTGGGGCCTGGGCAAATGATTGCTGTGGATTTAACAAACCAGGAAGTTCTGAAGAATTGGGAAATTAAACAGCGGATTGCTAAACAGTATCCTTATGGGGAATGGCTGCAACAGTACCGCCAAGAATTGAAACAGTTAGTAAAACCGTCATCTGTTAATGGTAACGGTCATCATCCAACTGACAACGAGCAACTAATCACTGCCAAAATCGATAAACAAACTTTACTGCAACAGCAAATTGCTTTTGGCTACACATCAGAAGATGTGGAAATGATTATTCAGCCCATGGCTAATGTAGGTGCAGAACCAACTTTTTGCATGGGTGATGATATTCCCTTGGCGGTGCTGTCAGAAAAATCTCACTTGCTGTATGACTATTTTAAACAACGTTTTGCTCAGGTGACAAACCCACCAATTGACCCTTTACGGGAAAAACTGGTGATGTCTTTGACAGTGGAATTGGGTGAGAGGGGTAACTTATTAGAACCCAAGGCAGAACACGCCCGGAGACTAAAGCTAGAGTCGCCAGTGCTGACTGATACAGAGTTGGATGCAATTAAGTTATCAGGATTTGCGACGGCTGAGTTATCAACTTTATTCCCTATTGCTTCGGGGCCAGATGGTTTGAAAGCTGCGTTGGAATCTTTACAAAAACAAGCAGCAGAATCAGTTCAGGCTGGTGCGAAGATTTTGATATTGAGTGATCAAGCAGGTGCAGGAATTGGTGCAGAATTAACCTACATTCCACCTTTGTTAGCTGTGGGTGCTGTCCACCATTACTTAATCCGCCAAGGTTTGCGGATGAAAACATCGCTGGTAGTGCATACGGCTCAATGTTGGAGTACTCATCATTTTGCTTGTCTGCTGGGCTACGGTGCTGGTGCGGTTTGCCCGTATATGGCTTTGGATACTGTGCGGGATTGGTGGTCTGACCCGAAAACCCAACAGTTTATGGAAAGGGGTAAAATTAATCTGTTGACTCTTGAACAAGCGATCGCTAATTATCGTCAAGCTGTAGAGTCAGGTTTGCTGAAAATTCTCTCAAAAATGGGAATTTCTTTACTTTCTAGCTATCAAGCCGCACAAATTTTTGAAGCTATTGGTATCGGTGGCGATTTGTTAGCTTTGGGTTTCTGGGGGACTACTTCCCGAATTGGTGGTCTGAGTTGCATGGAACTCGCACAAGAAGTACTTTCTTTCCATAGCAAGGCTTTCCCAGAACTGACAACCAAGAAATTAGAAAATCTGGGCTTCGTTCAGTACCGCCCCGGTGGTGAATATCACATGAATAGCCCGGAACTGTCTAAGGCGCTGCATAAGGCTGTAGACGGTAAGCATTATGACCATTACGAAGTTTACAAAAAACATCTTCAAGGTAGACCAACAACGGCTTTGCGCGATTTGTTGGATTTCCAAAGCGAGCGCCCATCTATCCCCATTGAACAAGTAGAATCAGTTAGCGAGATTGTCAAACGCTTCTGTACTGGGGGAATGTCCTTAGGTGCATTGTCAAGAGAAGCACACGAAACTTTAGCGATTGCCATGAATCGCATCGGTGGTAAATCTAATTCTGGTGAAGGTGGCGAAGATCCAGTTCGTTACAATGTGTTAAATGATGTTGACTCATCTGGTCATTCACCCACTCTTCCCCATTTAAATGGGTTACGGAATGGTGACACGGCTGCGAGTGCCATCAAGCAAGTAGCATCAGGTCGGTTTGGTGTCACTCCCGGATATCTAGCCAGCGCCAAACAAATTGAAATCAAAATCGCCCAAGGTGCAAAACCTGGGGAAGGTGGACAACTACCAGGTCCAAAAGTAAGTCCTTACATCGCCATGTTACGGCGTTCTAAGCCTGGTGTAACTTTGATTTCGCCACCGCCACACCATGATATTTACTCAATTGAAGATTTGGCGCAGTTAATTTTTGATCTGCATCAAATTAACCCCAAAGCACAAGTTTCCGTGAAGCTAGTTGCAGAAATTGGAATTGGCACAATTGCGGCTGGTGTAGCCAAAGCCAACGCTGATATTATCCAGATTTCTGGTCATGATGGCGGGACTGGGGCATCACCTTTGAGTTCTATTAAACACGCTGGCAGCCCGTGGGAACTCGGATTGAGTGAAGTGCATCGGGTGTTGATGGAGAATAGTTTGCGCGATCGCGTAGTTTTGCGAGTAGATGGCGGTCTCAAGAGTGGCTGGGATGTCCTAATTGCAGCATTAATGGGGGCTGAGGAATTCGGTTTCGGTTCAATAGCGATGATTGCTGAAGGCTGTATTATGGCGCGGGTATGTCATTTAAATACCTGTCCCAAGGGAGTTGCTACTCAGAAAGAAGAACTACGTCTACGGTTTAGCGGTATCCCAGAACACGTTGTTAATTTCTTTTATTTTGTCGCTGAAGAAGCCCGTAGTTTATTGGCAAGACTTGGCTACCGTTCTCTATCAGAATTGATTGGGAGAGGCGATTTATTAACAGTGCGTTCTGATGTCAATCTCACTAAAACCCAAGCCCTGAATCTAGATTGCTTAACCAAACTACCAGATGCAAAACAAAATCGTAGCTGGTTGGTGCATGAAGAAGTCCACAGCAACGGTGCAGTCATCGATGATCAATTGCTGGCTGATATCGATATCCAAGCCGCAATCAAGAATCAAACTACTGTCAACAAGACGATGGCAATTGTCAATACTGACAGAACCGTAGGCGCAAGATTAGCAGGTGCAATTGCTTCCCAATACGGTGATAGTGGCTTTGAAGGGCAAATCAACCTCAATTTCACTGGTAGTGTAGGGCAAAGCTTTGGCGCATTTAATCTGCCTGGTTTAACTTTAACCCTGAGCGGTGAAGCTAACGACTACGTAGGTAAGGGAATGCACGGTGGGGAAATTATCATTAAACCCCCAGCCGCAGCGACTTATGACCCAGCACAAAATGTGATTGTTGGCAATACTTGTCTTTATGGTGCGACCGGTGGTGTGTTATTTGCCAACGGTTTAGCTGGAGAACGCTTTGCTGTAAGGAATTCTAAAGGTACAGCCGTCATTGAAGGCGCTGGGGATCATTGCTGCGAGTACATGACTGGTGGGGTGATTGTTGTCCTGGGTAAAGTTGGCAGGAACGTAGGTGCGGGTATGACTGGGGGACTGGGATATTTCTTAGATGAAGATGGTTCTTTCCCGGAATTAGTCAACAAAGCTATTGTCAAAACCCAGCGGGTAGAGACAGAAGCAGGTGCGAAACAACTTTATGAGTTAATTAAAACTCATTGCGATCGCACAGGTTCACCCAAAGCCAAACTAATTATCCAAAACTGGGCAGAATATTTACCAAAATTCTGGCAATTAGTTCCACCTTCTGAAGCCGACAGTCCAGAAGCGAATCCTGAAGCAACTTCAGAACAAAAACAACTAAGTTCTGTTTAA
- a CDS encoding glycosyltransferase family 2 protein, with amino-acid sequence MNQPIYSLVIPIYNEEENITEMYSRLTNVMAQLDGEVELILIDDGSRDRSLSMIRELHNHDSRVRYLSLARNFGHQIAVTAGLNFVQGKSIIVMDADLQDPPELILTMIEKWHEGYQVVYAQRISRQKESWLKRLTAYLFYRILKRLAKVDIPVDTGDFCLMDRQVVDILNAMPERNRYIRGLRAWVGFPQTSVLFERNPRYAGDVKYTFGKSLSLAIDGIISFSRVPLRLATYLGLLSAAIALIMILLVLYWRIFAPVSNLIGYTLITIAMFFLGSVQLICIGILGEYIGRIYEEVKGRPLYTLKETGGFTKT; translated from the coding sequence GTGAATCAACCTATCTACTCCCTAGTTATCCCCATTTACAACGAAGAGGAGAATATCACAGAAATGTATAGCCGTTTAACTAATGTCATGGCACAGTTAGACGGTGAAGTTGAACTAATTTTAATTGATGATGGTAGCCGCGATCGCTCTTTGAGTATGATCCGCGAACTCCACAATCATGATAGTCGAGTCCGTTACCTGAGTCTAGCAAGAAATTTTGGACATCAAATTGCCGTCACCGCAGGTTTAAACTTTGTCCAAGGTAAAAGCATCATTGTCATGGATGCTGACTTACAAGACCCACCAGAATTAATTTTAACGATGATTGAAAAATGGCATGAAGGATATCAAGTCGTTTATGCCCAACGTATATCTCGTCAAAAAGAAAGCTGGCTAAAACGCTTAACTGCGTATCTTTTTTATCGCATTCTCAAGCGTTTGGCTAAAGTTGATATCCCTGTGGACACAGGAGACTTCTGCTTAATGGATAGACAAGTAGTAGATATCCTCAATGCTATGCCAGAACGCAACCGCTACATTCGTGGTTTACGTGCTTGGGTAGGTTTCCCACAAACATCCGTACTTTTTGAGCGAAATCCCCGTTATGCTGGAGACGTAAAATATACTTTTGGTAAATCTTTATCCTTAGCAATTGATGGTATTATTTCTTTTTCCAGAGTTCCCCTGAGACTAGCTACCTATTTAGGGCTTTTATCAGCTGCTATTGCTTTAATCATGATATTGTTAGTGCTTTATTGGCGGATATTTGCACCAGTGTCTAATTTAATAGGTTATACATTAATTACTATTGCGATGTTTTTTCTCGGTTCAGTGCAGTTAATTTGTATTGGTATTTTAGGTGAATATATTGGTCGGATATACGAAGAAGTTAAAGGTCGTCCTCTTTATACATTAAAAGAAACTGGAGGTTTTACAAAAACTTGA
- a CDS encoding glycosyltransferase family 39 protein — MRNKHWLLWLLFTSLFLWVICLGNLPLRDWDEGTIAQVAREIYRNPVDKMVWLYPTLGGEPYHNKPPLIHWLIAVAYSFGGVNEWTTRLPSAVLTALSVPLLYSVGNFVFNQSLPALFTALVYMTMLPVVRHGRLAMLDGAVITFFLLLLFCILKSRQQRIYALGIGFCLGLITLTKGMIVLLLGGIAGLFILANRQFYLFKSLYLWLGILLGNALPIAWYIAQWQHYGENFLQTNFQSQTFARLVESVEGHSGPVWYYSIEILKYGFPWLLFLPGGLYLAWRKRQTTWGCLIMIDTFIYFGTISFMSTKLPWYVMPIYPFLALAIGVNLSEIWQEGKFNIKFLGGFFTFLTVAGLGGGVYFIFADPQPALIIMSIVLAISMSIATWLVIKRNRNFIPVLFTGMYLVLLLLMISNSWIWELNEAFPVKPVAALIRQHIPAGTTIYTSFSYGRPSLDFYSDCKVVAVSVESLQGMLANKSYLLLDKETMEKMNLSQSKVIGEVNGFTLISQL, encoded by the coding sequence ATGAGGAATAAACACTGGTTATTATGGTTATTATTTACATCTTTATTCCTGTGGGTGATATGTTTAGGAAACTTACCTTTACGAGATTGGGATGAAGGAACTATAGCCCAAGTTGCCCGTGAAATTTACCGTAACCCAGTAGATAAAATGGTTTGGCTTTATCCCACTTTAGGAGGTGAACCATATCATAATAAACCACCTTTGATACACTGGTTAATCGCTGTTGCTTATTCTTTTGGTGGTGTAAATGAATGGACAACCCGCTTACCAAGTGCGGTATTAACTGCGTTGAGTGTGCCTTTACTTTACTCGGTAGGAAATTTCGTTTTTAACCAAAGTTTACCAGCATTATTTACTGCTTTAGTTTACATGACCATGTTACCTGTGGTGCGTCATGGCAGACTAGCAATGTTAGATGGTGCAGTTATTACATTTTTTTTGTTGTTATTATTTTGTATTTTAAAATCACGTCAGCAGCGAATTTATGCTTTAGGAATTGGTTTTTGTTTAGGGTTAATTACTCTCACAAAGGGGATGATAGTTTTGCTGTTGGGGGGAATTGCTGGGTTATTTATCCTAGCAAATAGACAGTTTTATTTATTTAAAAGTTTATATTTATGGCTAGGCATTTTATTAGGAAATGCTTTACCAATTGCTTGGTATATTGCCCAATGGCAACATTATGGTGAGAATTTCTTACAAACAAATTTTCAATCCCAAACTTTTGCCCGACTGGTAGAATCTGTAGAAGGTCATAGTGGACCTGTTTGGTACTATTCCATAGAAATACTTAAATATGGTTTTCCCTGGTTGTTGTTTTTGCCCGGAGGGTTATATTTAGCTTGGAGAAAACGTCAGACAACTTGGGGTTGTTTGATTATGATTGACACATTTATTTACTTTGGGACTATCTCATTTATGAGTACAAAACTGCCCTGGTATGTGATGCCTATATATCCATTTTTAGCTTTAGCAATTGGTGTTAATTTGAGCGAAATTTGGCAGGAAGGGAAGTTTAATATCAAATTTTTGGGAGGATTTTTTACTTTTCTAACTGTTGCTGGTTTGGGAGGTGGTGTTTATTTTATTTTTGCTGACCCACAACCTGCATTAATTATTATGAGTATTGTTTTAGCAATTAGTATGAGTATTGCTACATGGTTAGTTATCAAACGAAATCGTAATTTTATCCCTGTTTTATTTACTGGAATGTATTTAGTTTTATTGTTGTTAATGATTTCAAATTCTTGGATATGGGAATTAAATGAAGCGTTTCCAGTTAAACCAGTTGCTGCATTAATTCGCCAACATATTCCAGCAGGAACAACAATTTATACTTCTTTTAGTTATGGCCGTCCTAGTTTAGATTTTTATAGTGATTGTAAAGTGGTTGCTGTTTCTGTTGAGAGTTTGCAGGGAATGTTGGCGAATAAATCTTATTTGTTGTTAGATAAAGAGACTATGGAGAAAATGAATTTAAGTCAGAGTAAAGTTATAGGTGAAGTTAATGGTTTTACATTGATTTCACAATTATAG
- a CDS encoding polysaccharide deacetylase family protein: protein MEQNKSFFWPQGILIALVCLTGTVGIGFMMLVKPNASEAQSSQNLLVNDIAANVSTQERIEEFKAIMLNSWQQEAQAKGIAPDLPSRFQGAIIKEAKLPPEDKVIALTFDDGPWPKSTIQVLDILKKNKIKGTFFVVGQNVKNYPELAKRVVSEGHTIANHTWHHWYHHMNPQMAAYEIDKTTDIIYQTTGVKTSLFRPPGGIMNNGVVAYAKSNKYGIIVWSADSVDYSRPSVPKLINNVFRSAKPGGIVLMHDGGGNRSHTVTALPEIISKFRKQGYKFVTIPELLELQDKNQALIANKK from the coding sequence GTGGAACAAAATAAATCGTTTTTTTGGCCGCAAGGAATATTAATTGCATTGGTTTGTCTAACTGGTACTGTGGGAATTGGTTTTATGATGCTAGTCAAACCAAATGCATCTGAAGCCCAAAGTAGCCAAAATTTGCTTGTTAATGATATTGCTGCTAATGTAAGCACTCAGGAGCGTATTGAAGAATTTAAGGCAATAATGCTCAATAGTTGGCAGCAAGAAGCACAAGCAAAAGGCATTGCTCCTGATTTACCATCACGGTTTCAAGGGGCAATTATTAAGGAAGCTAAACTCCCTCCAGAAGACAAAGTTATTGCACTCACTTTTGATGATGGTCCTTGGCCTAAAAGCACAATTCAAGTACTAGATATTCTCAAAAAGAATAAGATTAAGGGGACATTTTTTGTTGTTGGGCAAAATGTCAAGAATTATCCTGAATTAGCCAAGCGGGTAGTTAGTGAAGGTCACACCATTGCTAATCATACTTGGCATCATTGGTATCACCACATGAACCCGCAAATGGCGGCTTACGAAATTGACAAAACCACAGACATAATTTATCAAACCACAGGAGTGAAAACCAGTTTGTTTCGTCCACCCGGTGGCATTATGAATAATGGTGTTGTTGCTTATGCGAAAAGTAATAAATACGGCATTATTGTCTGGTCTGCTGACTCAGTAGACTACTCTCGTCCCTCCGTACCCAAATTAATTAATAATGTCTTTAGGTCTGCAAAACCAGGCGGTATCGTATTAATGCATGATGGAGGTGGTAATCGCTCTCACACCGTCACAGCGTTACCAGAAATTATCAGTAAGTTTCGTAAACAAGGTTATAAGTTTGTTACCATTCCTGAGCTTTTAGAACTGCAAGATAAAAACCAGGCGTTAATTGCTAACAAGAAGTAA
- a CDS encoding glycosyltransferase family 39 protein encodes MNYFHAAKFKKDHLILLIIWLVGLVIDRSWFLLDDSIPAYDQSAHLTGALSHYHIFDNFNLLSGEWWLSLWELTPSYRAPFVYICTVPFLFLFGKGYDQATLVNLLYSAIIILSVYHLGTYLFKNSKIGITASIFCLLFPVLGAMRTDYLLDYGLTAVVIVTFTVLTIWKDSHTGLISWILSLILGLSIGLIMLAKPTGFIFILIPSVWILVSFIRNRKFIKIIQTGLSLTLAWLVCGFWYSLNWLTIITSALHANSVGKREGDPAATTIAGWLYYPHLAPEAIGLPILCVSFGILLVYLIKHKFSQNAINTSLQNPGLNWLLISLVSSYILCTLGTNKDIRFILPVFPIISLILAYFFNLIENNKFDQLRLVTLGLSIIVLLNNLFPLPLIQAWGGKHLPNDDAKKYPLSQLIDEINKTTPYLRSTLGIIPVSTSQINEFTLDYFGKLADFRVYGRKLTTKLADINQDLQYFSWYITRENEPEQEGEKGETKRKLKSLVESDPDLKLQSEWELPNKDKLRLYHRKNPDVVIEKLNDSDTLVSLEKIEISKQLIKAKNNPVSYQIIGKWDDLQNGLLLLKWQNQQGEWNHDHGIALGNLYCGLKCHPQGTFRVTENLSTFIPKTLPLGKYQLSALYLDRRNGQTTPLNNTNVIVNVTDKGNIEKSPPLDLISRISQLTPELQNGKLENIFEQINNLNQYDPTQDYLKQIEFAANYYLKTAPDNLNWRYSLVLSQLLQRKAPELIQNLTELTKYDSQNPYLWTYLGFIHLYSFQPRKAEIPLAIAEKIKPDIPELKTLKTVTNIMKFLPLINF; translated from the coding sequence ATGAATTATTTTCATGCTGCTAAGTTTAAAAAAGATCATCTCATATTATTAATAATTTGGTTAGTAGGATTAGTTATAGATAGAAGTTGGTTTTTATTAGATGACTCTATTCCAGCTTATGATCAAAGCGCACATTTAACAGGAGCATTAAGTCATTATCATATTTTCGATAATTTCAATCTCTTATCCGGTGAATGGTGGTTATCTCTGTGGGAATTAACCCCTAGTTATCGCGCTCCTTTTGTGTATATTTGCACAGTACCTTTTTTGTTTCTCTTTGGCAAGGGATACGACCAAGCAACTTTAGTTAATTTATTATATTCAGCAATAATTATACTATCAGTATATCATCTGGGAACATATTTATTTAAAAATAGCAAAATCGGCATCACTGCCAGTATCTTTTGTTTATTATTTCCTGTTTTAGGAGCAATGAGAACAGATTATTTGCTAGACTATGGTTTAACAGCAGTCGTCATAGTAACTTTTACAGTTTTAACAATTTGGAAAGATAGTCACACTGGTTTAATATCATGGATATTAAGCCTGATATTGGGATTATCAATAGGATTAATCATGTTAGCTAAACCCACAGGATTTATTTTCATTTTAATTCCTAGTGTCTGGATATTAGTTAGCTTTATTAGAAACCGTAAATTTATTAAAATAATCCAAACTGGGCTATCTTTAACTTTAGCTTGGTTAGTTTGTGGGTTTTGGTATAGTTTAAATTGGTTAACAATTATCACTTCGGCTTTACACGCTAACAGTGTGGGAAAACGAGAGGGTGATCCTGCTGCAACAACTATTGCTGGATGGTTATATTATCCACACCTTGCACCAGAAGCTATAGGTTTACCAATATTGTGTGTGAGTTTTGGGATTTTATTGGTTTATCTAATTAAACATAAGTTTTCTCAGAATGCAATTAACACTAGCTTGCAAAACCCTGGTTTAAATTGGTTATTAATTTCTCTAGTTAGCAGTTACATACTTTGCACTTTGGGTACAAACAAAGATATTAGATTTATTTTGCCTGTATTTCCAATTATCAGTTTAATTTTAGCTTATTTTTTCAATTTAATAGAAAATAACAAATTTGATCAACTGAGGTTAGTAACTTTAGGATTAAGTATCATTGTTTTACTGAATAACTTATTTCCTTTACCCCTAATTCAAGCCTGGGGAGGAAAACATTTACCTAATGATGATGCTAAAAAATATCCCCTTTCGCAATTGATAGATGAAATTAACAAAACAACTCCTTATTTGCGCTCAACTTTAGGAATAATTCCGGTTTCAACATCGCAAATAAACGAGTTTACTTTAGACTATTTTGGTAAATTGGCAGATTTTCGTGTGTATGGTAGGAAATTAACTACAAAATTAGCTGATATCAACCAAGATTTGCAGTATTTCTCCTGGTATATTACGAGAGAAAATGAACCAGAACAAGAAGGAGAGAAAGGAGAAACTAAACGCAAATTAAAATCCTTAGTCGAATCTGATCCTGATTTGAAACTACAAAGTGAATGGGAATTACCAAATAAGGATAAATTACGATTATATCACCGCAAAAATCCTGATGTAGTTATCGAAAAATTGAATGATTCTGATACGTTAGTTTCTTTAGAAAAAATTGAAATTTCTAAGCAATTAATCAAAGCCAAAAATAATCCTGTTAGTTATCAAATTATAGGTAAATGGGATGATTTGCAAAATGGTTTATTGCTATTAAAATGGCAAAATCAACAAGGAGAATGGAATCATGATCATGGTATTGCTTTGGGAAATTTATACTGTGGATTGAAATGTCATCCCCAAGGAACTTTTAGAGTAACTGAGAATTTATCTACATTTATTCCCAAAACTCTACCTTTAGGTAAATATCAACTATCTGCACTTTATTTAGATAGAAGAAATGGCCAAACTACACCTTTAAATAATACTAATGTAATCGTCAATGTGACAGATAAAGGAAACATCGAAAAATCACCACCTTTAGATTTAATTTCTCGTATCTCCCAATTAACACCGGAATTACAAAATGGTAAATTGGAAAATATATTTGAACAGATAAATAATCTTAATCAATATGATCCCACGCAAGATTATTTAAAACAAATTGAATTTGCAGCTAATTATTACCTCAAAACCGCACCGGATAACCTCAATTGGCGTTATAGTCTAGTTTTATCACAACTGTTACAACGCAAAGCACCAGAATTAATTCAGAATTTAACAGAATTAACTAAATACGATAGCCAAAATCCTTATTTATGGACTTATTTAGGTTTTATACATTTGTATAGTTTTCAACCCAGAAAAGCTGAAATACCATTAGCTATAGCTGAAAAAATAAAACCAGACATACCAGAATTAAAGACTTTAAAAACTGTCACCAATATTATGAAATTCTTGCCATTAATTAACTTTTAA